A region of Photobacterium sanguinicancri DNA encodes the following proteins:
- a CDS encoding sensor histidine kinase encodes MDQQESPLGSLSQQVSRYKQVLDVLPAGVILLDPMGCVCEANPEAQRLLDTPLAGERWFDVIQRAFSPKEDDGHEVSLRNGRKVKLAISASDAGQLILITDMTETRLLQSRIGDMQRMSSLGRMVASLAHQVRTPLSSAMLYASNLSSPNLNEQTRDRFQTKLVDRLHDLEKQVNDMLLFAKGGDNKVVAQFTLEALLNELEPMVEAQVLAQKIDFSIDCDDESLLILGNANALASALSNLITNAIQIAGKESQVSLVCQSSQDQIHLSVIDNGPGIAPDMQAKILEPFFTTRQQGTGLGLAVVQMVTKAHKGRLSLVSEEGQGACFTVSLPMADTVATESDHVAQYAENTPMGEL; translated from the coding sequence ATGGATCAACAAGAATCACCACTAGGCTCTTTGAGTCAACAGGTCAGTCGTTATAAGCAAGTATTGGATGTCTTGCCTGCAGGTGTGATCTTGTTAGACCCTATGGGATGTGTTTGCGAAGCGAATCCTGAAGCACAGCGCTTATTAGACACCCCGTTAGCGGGTGAACGTTGGTTTGATGTGATACAACGTGCCTTTTCACCGAAAGAAGATGATGGACATGAAGTTTCTTTACGTAATGGTCGTAAAGTAAAGCTTGCGATTTCAGCGTCCGATGCCGGGCAACTTATTCTGATCACCGATATGACAGAAACACGGTTACTGCAATCTCGTATCGGTGATATGCAGCGCATGTCGTCATTAGGGCGTATGGTTGCATCGCTTGCTCACCAAGTACGTACACCGTTATCGAGTGCCATGCTTTACGCATCTAACTTGTCATCACCGAATTTGAATGAACAAACTCGTGATCGCTTTCAAACCAAGTTGGTGGATCGTTTACACGATCTTGAAAAGCAAGTGAATGACATGCTGTTATTTGCCAAAGGTGGTGATAACAAAGTCGTCGCGCAGTTTACATTAGAAGCTTTACTCAATGAGCTTGAACCTATGGTTGAAGCGCAGGTTCTTGCCCAGAAAATTGATTTTAGTATTGATTGTGATGACGAAAGTTTACTGATCTTAGGCAACGCTAACGCCCTTGCGAGTGCGTTAAGTAACTTGATCACCAACGCGATCCAAATTGCGGGCAAAGAAAGCCAAGTTTCCTTAGTATGTCAATCGAGCCAAGATCAGATCCACCTAAGTGTGATTGATAATGGACCTGGCATTGCACCTGACATGCAAGCCAAAATATTAGAGCCCTTTTTTACCACTCGCCAACAAGGTACAGGCCTTGGTCTTGCCGTGGTTCAAATGGTGACTAAAGCACATAAAGGTCGCCTTTCGTTAGTGTCGGAAGAGGGACAAGGGGCATGTTTCACTGTTTCATTGCCAATGGCAGACACCGTTGCCACAGAGAGTGACCATGTTGCTCAGTACGCTGAAAATACCCCAATGGGAGAATTATAA
- a CDS encoding sigma-54-dependent transcriptional regulator → MNTSRVLVVEDDEGLREALVDTLALAGYQWIEADSAEQALLLLKSESVDIVVSDVQMAGMDGLGLLRNIKQHWPKIPVLLMTAYANIEDAVAAMKEGAIDYMAKPFAPEVLLNMVSRYAPVKMESSQAIVADEKSLKLLALADKVAKTDASVMVLGPSGSGKEVMSRYIHQQSHRNTKPFVAINCAAIPDNMLEATLFGYEKGAFTGAIQACPGKFEQAQGGTILLDEISEMDLNLQVKLLRVLQEREVERLGSRKSIKLDVRVLATSNRDLKQYVSEGNFREDLYYRLNVFPLVWPSLAERTGDILPLAKHLLERHCVKQGNAVPTFTVQAQQKLLEYQWPGNVRELDNVIQRAMILANGPQIDADAILLESLDWLDACSIQPAYDNALAPTVSPVAQPAPMNNVASSGNNGREGLGNELREQEFAIILDTIHACEGRRKEVAEQLGISPRTLRYKLAKMRDAGIEIPL, encoded by the coding sequence ATGAACACAAGCCGAGTCTTAGTTGTAGAAGATGATGAAGGTCTGCGTGAAGCACTCGTCGATACATTGGCCCTTGCAGGGTATCAATGGATAGAGGCAGATAGTGCAGAACAAGCGCTTTTGTTATTGAAATCTGAGTCGGTAGATATTGTGGTTTCAGACGTACAAATGGCAGGCATGGATGGCTTAGGTTTACTGCGTAATATCAAACAACATTGGCCTAAAATCCCAGTGTTGCTAATGACAGCGTACGCCAATATTGAAGATGCTGTTGCGGCGATGAAAGAAGGTGCTATCGATTACATGGCAAAGCCATTTGCGCCTGAAGTTTTGCTTAATATGGTGAGCCGTTACGCGCCCGTCAAAATGGAAAGCAGCCAAGCGATTGTGGCTGATGAAAAAAGTTTAAAGTTGTTAGCGTTAGCCGATAAAGTCGCTAAAACTGATGCCAGCGTAATGGTACTTGGCCCAAGTGGCTCAGGTAAGGAAGTGATGTCTCGCTATATTCATCAGCAATCTCATCGAAACACCAAACCATTTGTCGCCATTAACTGTGCTGCGATTCCGGACAATATGCTGGAAGCGACTTTATTTGGCTATGAAAAAGGGGCGTTCACGGGGGCAATTCAAGCTTGCCCTGGTAAATTTGAACAAGCACAAGGTGGAACTATTTTGCTGGATGAAATCAGCGAAATGGACCTGAACCTGCAAGTTAAATTATTACGTGTATTGCAAGAACGAGAGGTTGAGCGTTTAGGTAGCCGTAAGAGCATTAAGCTGGATGTACGCGTATTGGCAACCAGTAACCGTGATTTAAAACAGTATGTGTCTGAAGGTAACTTCCGTGAAGACTTATACTATCGCTTGAATGTATTCCCATTAGTTTGGCCTTCGCTGGCTGAACGTACTGGGGATATTTTGCCATTAGCGAAACATTTACTAGAGCGTCATTGCGTTAAACAAGGTAATGCTGTACCAACATTTACTGTTCAAGCTCAGCAGAAGTTATTGGAGTATCAATGGCCTGGTAATGTGCGAGAGCTTGATAATGTTATCCAGCGAGCAATGATTTTAGCGAATGGTCCACAGATTGATGCTGATGCCATTTTGCTAGAAAGTTTAGACTGGCTTGATGCATGTAGTATCCAACCCGCGTACGATAACGCGTTAGCCCCAACAGTCAGCCCTGTTGCACAGCCTGCTCCTATGAATAATGTGGCAAGTTCAGGTAATAATGGCCGTGAAGGCTTGGGCAATGAGTTGCGGGAACAAGAGTTTGCCATCATTCTTGATACGATTCATGCGTGCGAAGGTCGCCGAAAAGAGGTTGCCGAGCAATTGGGGATCAGCCCACGAACGCTTCGCTATAAATTGGCGAAAATGCGTGATGCAGGTATCGAAATCCCATTGTAA
- the fliE gene encoding flagellar hook-basal body complex protein FliE, whose protein sequence is MKISGLQSEMQTMALEAQNTTRPATAQQVNADFGDLLGDAIKSVNQLQGESSALQTRFDQGDRSVSLSDVMIARNKSSVAFEATVQVRNKLVETYKEMMNMPV, encoded by the coding sequence ATGAAAATCAGTGGTCTTCAATCTGAAATGCAAACCATGGCATTAGAAGCGCAGAACACAACACGTCCTGCGACAGCTCAGCAAGTGAATGCTGATTTTGGTGATTTACTTGGCGATGCCATTAAATCGGTAAACCAACTGCAAGGTGAGTCGAGTGCGTTACAGACTCGTTTTGATCAAGGCGACCGTAGTGTTAGCCTTTCCGACGTAATGATAGCCCGGAATAAATCCAGCGTTGCTTTTGAAGCAACCGTACAAGTGCGTAATAAGCTGGTGGAAACGTATAAAGAAATGATGAATATGCCAGTTTAA
- the fliF gene encoding flagellar basal-body MS-ring/collar protein FliF, with amino-acid sequence MSEQSQNHDLALAGNSSSAVVSAEGDLELQNPDLEAKSASKVDGLLGNLDLLRQVILVLSVAICVSLIVMVVMWIKEPEMRPLGTYQTEELIPILDHFDQQKIPYVLDGNTIRVQSDNYASVKLELSRAGLNNAVAEGDDILLQDMGFGVSQRLEQERLKLSRERQLARAIEQIRHVRKAQILLAMPKQSVFVRHNQEATATVFLTLSSNTSLGQQEVDSIVDMVATAVPSLKPTRVTVTDQHGRLLSSGTEDPSATAKRKEYEHEQKQERALRDKIDSILIPVLGLGNYTSQVDVSLDFSAIEETRKKFDPSTPSTRSEYTLEDYNNGNIVAGIPGALSNQPPADASIPQDVRDLQSGKGSNNGKVHREATRNFELDTTISHKRAQTGVISRQTVSVAVDYKNVTNPETGEVTRVPVSEAELQKIRRLLMGGVGFAEYRGDMLEVISVPFALPEQPVLADLPIWEHENFNTWVRWLAAALVIIVVLMTLVRPAMRKLLYPNQSEDGTPLDEHGLPIINRDSDGLGLIGSDLDGSDGFDLSSSGLDLPNLHKDEDLLKAVRALVANEPDLAAQVVKTWVNEDG; translated from the coding sequence GTGTCTGAACAATCACAAAATCACGATCTGGCACTCGCTGGCAATAGTAGCTCAGCGGTTGTTTCAGCAGAGGGTGATCTTGAACTACAAAATCCAGATTTAGAGGCGAAAAGCGCTTCCAAGGTTGACGGTCTACTCGGCAACCTCGATTTGCTGCGTCAGGTGATCCTTGTCTTATCAGTTGCGATTTGCGTTTCGTTGATCGTGATGGTCGTGATGTGGATTAAAGAGCCTGAAATGCGTCCACTCGGCACCTATCAGACTGAAGAATTGATCCCAATTCTTGACCATTTTGATCAGCAAAAAATTCCTTATGTACTGGATGGCAATACGATCCGAGTGCAAAGTGATAACTATGCCTCCGTTAAGCTTGAGCTTTCTCGTGCCGGGCTTAATAACGCAGTGGCCGAAGGTGACGATATTCTGCTGCAAGATATGGGATTTGGTGTATCGCAACGGTTAGAACAAGAACGATTGAAATTAAGTCGTGAGCGTCAACTTGCGCGAGCCATTGAACAAATTCGCCATGTCCGTAAAGCTCAAATCTTATTAGCGATGCCAAAACAAAGTGTATTTGTGCGTCATAATCAAGAAGCAACGGCGACGGTATTTTTGACCTTGTCATCGAATACGTCTCTGGGCCAGCAAGAAGTCGATTCGATCGTTGACATGGTAGCGACGGCTGTACCAAGCCTTAAGCCAACACGTGTTACGGTGACCGATCAACATGGTCGTTTACTGAGTTCAGGTACCGAAGACCCATCGGCAACGGCTAAACGTAAAGAATACGAGCACGAACAAAAGCAAGAAAGAGCGCTACGTGACAAGATCGACTCTATCTTAATTCCTGTTTTAGGTCTGGGTAACTACACCTCACAGGTGGATGTATCTCTCGATTTTAGTGCGATAGAAGAAACACGGAAAAAATTCGACCCCTCAACGCCATCAACGCGTAGCGAATACACATTAGAAGATTACAATAACGGTAATATTGTTGCTGGTATTCCAGGTGCTCTGAGTAACCAACCGCCTGCTGATGCGTCTATCCCTCAGGATGTACGTGATTTACAGAGTGGCAAGGGATCGAACAATGGCAAAGTACACCGTGAAGCCACGCGTAACTTTGAGCTTGATACCACCATCAGCCATAAACGTGCTCAAACGGGGGTTATTAGCCGACAAACCGTTTCTGTGGCAGTTGATTACAAAAATGTCACCAATCCAGAAACGGGTGAGGTGACACGAGTCCCCGTTAGTGAAGCTGAATTACAAAAAATTCGTCGTTTGCTAATGGGTGGCGTTGGTTTCGCTGAGTACCGTGGTGACATGCTAGAAGTCATTTCAGTACCGTTTGCGCTCCCTGAACAACCTGTATTGGCCGATCTTCCTATCTGGGAACACGAAAACTTTAATACATGGGTACGCTGGCTAGCTGCGGCACTGGTGATCATCGTGGTATTGATGACGCTGGTTCGTCCTGCTATGCGTAAGCTGCTGTACCCGAACCAATCTGAAGATGGCACGCCATTGGATGAACATGGTTTACCTATCATTAATCGGGATAGCGATGGCCTAGGCCTTATTGGTTCTGATTTAGATGGTAGTGATGGTTTTGATCTCAGCAGTAGTGGATTAGATTTACCGAACTTGCACAAAGATGAAGACTTACTGAAAGCCGTTCGTGCCTTAGTGGCGAATGAACCAGATCTTGCGGCGCAGGTCGTGAAAACGTGGGTAAATGAAGATGGCTGA
- the fliG gene encoding flagellar motor switch protein FliG, which produces MADEADKIDEKKFDVTSLSGTEKAAILLLSLSEQDAASIIRHFEPKQVQRVGGIMASMNDLSQEKLSAVHRNFLEDIQKYTSIGMGSEDFVRNALVAALGEDKANNLVDQILMGSGSRGLDSLKWMDPRQVASIILNEHPQIQTIVLSYLEPEQSAEILAQFPERVRLDLMMRIANLEEVQPAALHELNDIMEKQFAGQAGAQAAKIGGLKAAAEIMNYLDNNVEGLLMDQIRDNDEDMATQIQDLMFVFDNLAEVDDRGIQALLRDVPQELLQKALKGADDLLRDKILRNMSKRAAEMLQDDLEAMGPIRVADVESAQKEILSIARRLADAGELMLSGGGGDEFL; this is translated from the coding sequence ATGGCTGATGAAGCTGACAAAATAGATGAAAAAAAGTTTGATGTAACCAGCTTATCAGGTACTGAAAAAGCCGCGATTTTATTGCTTAGTTTAAGTGAGCAAGATGCAGCAAGCATCATCCGTCATTTTGAACCCAAACAGGTTCAGCGTGTTGGTGGCATCATGGCGAGCATGAACGATTTAAGCCAAGAAAAACTGTCTGCCGTTCATCGTAATTTTCTAGAAGATATCCAAAAATACACCAGTATTGGTATGGGTAGCGAAGACTTCGTACGAAATGCCTTGGTAGCAGCACTGGGTGAAGATAAAGCCAATAACTTGGTCGATCAGATCCTTATGGGCAGTGGTTCTCGAGGTTTGGACTCTTTGAAATGGATGGACCCTCGTCAGGTGGCAAGTATCATCTTAAACGAGCACCCACAGATCCAAACGATTGTACTGTCGTATTTAGAGCCTGAACAGTCAGCCGAAATATTAGCCCAGTTCCCTGAACGTGTTCGCCTTGATCTTATGATGCGTATTGCCAACCTTGAAGAAGTTCAGCCAGCAGCATTGCACGAGCTAAACGACATCATGGAGAAACAATTTGCGGGTCAAGCGGGTGCGCAAGCAGCGAAAATTGGCGGCTTGAAAGCAGCGGCAGAAATCATGAACTACCTCGACAACAATGTTGAAGGTTTGTTGATGGATCAAATTCGCGATAATGATGAAGACATGGCAACCCAAATCCAAGACTTGATGTTTGTGTTTGATAACCTTGCAGAAGTTGACGATCGTGGTATTCAAGCCTTGCTACGCGATGTTCCACAAGAGCTACTGCAAAAAGCCCTTAAAGGGGCTGATGATCTGCTGCGTGATAAAATCTTACGTAACATGTCGAAGCGTGCAGCTGAAATGCTGCAAGACGACCTTGAAGCCATGGGACCAATTCGTGTGGCAGATGTAGAATCGGCACAAAAAGAAATTCTATCTATCGCTCGTCGCCTCGCTGATGCTGGAGAGCTGATGCTGTCGGGTGGTGGTGGTGATGAGTTCTTATAA
- the fliH gene encoding flagellar assembly protein FliH, protein MSTDRRRGFMRVSEHQAQELERWAFPDYAEEQLEPRDNAMNYDPQWEPEPLEPEEEPGPPPLTAADLDDIRQSAYEEGLTEGRTSGHAEGFDIGKQEGLESGLLEGREQGHAEGLQQGQTEISAHVAALVKLAEQLATPLQQLDGEVENQMVAMVTSLAKELIRVEVQTNPQVILQTVREVIAELPMAGRTITLQLHPDDLAIVRDAYNEDDLADRQWKLQAEPAMNRGDLHVQSGDSNVDFFMDDRIRQLLEQFQGVNKQHGGE, encoded by the coding sequence ATGAGCACTGATCGCCGTCGTGGATTTATGCGTGTTTCAGAGCATCAAGCACAAGAACTCGAGCGCTGGGCGTTTCCCGATTATGCCGAGGAACAGTTAGAGCCGCGTGATAACGCGATGAACTATGATCCGCAGTGGGAACCTGAACCATTAGAGCCAGAAGAAGAGCCTGGTCCTCCGCCATTAACCGCGGCAGATTTAGACGACATTCGCCAATCGGCTTATGAAGAAGGATTAACCGAAGGGCGCACCTCAGGTCATGCTGAAGGTTTTGACATCGGCAAGCAAGAAGGGCTTGAATCAGGTTTACTTGAAGGCCGAGAGCAAGGCCACGCCGAAGGTCTCCAACAAGGCCAAACTGAAATATCAGCCCATGTTGCAGCCTTGGTGAAACTGGCTGAACAGCTAGCGACGCCGTTACAACAACTTGACGGTGAAGTTGAAAATCAAATGGTTGCCATGGTCACCAGTTTGGCGAAAGAGCTGATCCGAGTTGAAGTGCAAACTAACCCACAAGTGATCTTACAAACCGTACGTGAAGTGATTGCCGAATTACCAATGGCAGGGCGTACGATTACCTTACAACTACACCCTGATGATCTCGCAATTGTACGTGATGCCTATAACGAAGATGATCTTGCCGATCGCCAATGGAAGCTACAAGCTGAGCCAGCCATGAACCGTGGTGATCTTCATGTTCAGTCTGGTGACTCTAATGTCGATTTCTTTATGGACGATCGCATTCGCCAGCTATTAGAGCAATTTCAAGGTGTAAATAAACAACATGGTGGTGAGTAA
- the fliI gene encoding flagellar protein export ATPase FliI, producing MSPNLSEKLAKYKTKGLATRPVASGRLVRVVGLTLEAIGCRAPVGSLCKVETLKGEMEAEVVGFSGDTLFLMPSEQLAGIMPGAKVTPITEAAGIPVGMELLGRVIDGVGNPLDGLGDIFTAKRAAFNAEPINPLSRKPIKEPLDVGLKAINGLLTVGKGQRIGLFAGSGVGKSVTLGMMTRGTTAQVVVVGLIGERGREVKEFIDEILGLEGRARAVVVAAPADASPLMRLKGCQTALTIAEYFRDQGLDVLLLMDSLTRFAQAQREIALSVGEPPATKGYPPSVFAKLPALVERAGNGNENQGSITAFFTVLTEGDDLQDPIADASRAILDGHIVLSREMADAGHYPAIDVERSVSRVMPAIVDDEHMLMSKAVRQVLSICRKNQDLVSIGAYKPGTDPAIDQAFLLKPKLDMYLQQQMKESVPYQMCVNMLRSTLSG from the coding sequence ATTTCCCCTAATTTATCGGAAAAGCTAGCTAAGTATAAAACAAAAGGCTTAGCCACTCGGCCTGTTGCCTCAGGACGATTAGTTCGTGTGGTTGGTTTAACACTAGAGGCTATTGGCTGTCGTGCGCCTGTTGGAAGCTTATGCAAAGTGGAAACGCTTAAAGGGGAAATGGAAGCCGAAGTGGTTGGTTTCTCTGGTGATACCTTGTTTTTGATGCCAAGCGAGCAACTTGCTGGGATCATGCCGGGCGCAAAAGTGACGCCAATTACAGAAGCCGCAGGCATTCCTGTTGGAATGGAACTGCTTGGCCGCGTGATTGATGGCGTGGGTAATCCTCTTGATGGGTTAGGTGATATTTTCACCGCGAAACGTGCCGCTTTTAATGCAGAACCGATCAACCCCTTATCACGCAAGCCAATCAAAGAACCGCTTGATGTTGGCCTTAAAGCGATCAATGGATTATTAACCGTTGGTAAAGGGCAACGCATTGGTTTATTTGCAGGTTCTGGTGTGGGTAAATCTGTGACTTTAGGCATGATGACCCGAGGTACAACTGCACAGGTTGTGGTGGTTGGCTTGATCGGCGAACGTGGTCGTGAGGTAAAAGAATTTATTGATGAAATTCTTGGTCTGGAAGGACGAGCGCGTGCGGTTGTGGTTGCGGCTCCTGCCGATGCTTCGCCACTAATGCGCTTAAAAGGTTGCCAGACAGCCCTGACGATTGCGGAATACTTCCGTGACCAAGGGTTAGATGTTTTGTTATTAATGGATTCGCTGACGCGTTTTGCCCAAGCGCAGCGTGAAATAGCCTTATCTGTGGGTGAGCCTCCAGCAACCAAAGGTTATCCACCATCGGTCTTTGCTAAATTGCCTGCTTTGGTAGAACGTGCTGGTAACGGCAATGAAAACCAAGGGTCTATTACGGCTTTTTTCACCGTATTAACGGAAGGTGATGACTTACAAGATCCGATCGCCGATGCCTCGCGAGCGATTTTGGATGGTCACATAGTACTGTCCCGTGAAATGGCCGATGCAGGGCATTACCCTGCGATTGACGTTGAGCGTTCGGTGAGCCGTGTTATGCCAGCCATTGTCGATGACGAGCACATGTTGATGTCAAAAGCTGTTCGCCAAGTGTTATCGATTTGCCGTAAAAACCAGGATTTAGTGTCGATAGGGGCTTACAAACCGGGTACTGATCCCGCCATTGACCAAGCTTTCTTGTTGAAGCCCAAACTCGATATGTACTTGCAGCAGCAGATGAAAGAATCTGTACCGTACCAAATGTGTGTCAATATGCTCAGAAGTACTCTCAGCGGATAA